A DNA window from Acetobacter aceti NBRC 14818 contains the following coding sequences:
- the epmA gene encoding EF-P lysine aminoacylase EpmA produces MSESRAQEDTARIAERLPLLRRRALMMQAARAFFDGRDYLEVETPYAVPTPGEEVHLHVFATEREAPTGEREALFLHTSPEFAMKRIVAATGQKIFQLARVWRNGEGSALHAPEFTMLEWYRPGASLDGLMDETETFVRTLLPPAVQRDGCVIPITEPFERLTVADAFQRYVGADVLATADDAEALAAQAGAVLRADEEWEDLFFRLLLERVEPVIGRDRPTFLTHWPASQAALARRCPKDPRVALRFELYIGDVELANAFEELSDAKEQRERFDSDRKRRAALYPERPDWKMDENLLAALPSLPPTSGIALGFDRLVMLATGAPRLSDILWMG; encoded by the coding sequence ATGAGCGAGAGCAGGGCACAAGAGGACACTGCACGCATCGCGGAACGCCTGCCGCTGCTACGTCGTCGTGCCCTGATGATGCAGGCAGCAAGAGCGTTCTTTGACGGTCGAGACTATCTGGAAGTCGAGACGCCTTATGCGGTGCCGACGCCCGGTGAAGAAGTGCATCTCCATGTGTTCGCCACGGAACGGGAAGCGCCGACCGGTGAACGGGAGGCTCTTTTCCTGCACACAAGTCCCGAATTTGCGATGAAGCGCATTGTTGCGGCGACGGGGCAGAAAATTTTTCAGCTGGCGCGGGTCTGGCGTAATGGTGAAGGCAGCGCCCTGCATGCGCCCGAATTCACCATGCTGGAATGGTATCGACCGGGTGCCAGCCTTGATGGTCTGATGGACGAGACGGAAACGTTCGTTCGCACACTTCTTCCTCCTGCCGTCCAGCGTGATGGATGCGTGATCCCGATTACGGAGCCGTTTGAGCGGCTCACCGTCGCGGACGCCTTTCAGCGTTATGTTGGTGCTGATGTTCTGGCGACAGCCGATGATGCGGAAGCCTTGGCAGCACAGGCCGGCGCTGTCCTGAGGGCGGACGAAGAGTGGGAAGATCTTTTTTTTCGATTGCTGCTTGAGCGGGTGGAGCCTGTCATCGGACGAGACAGGCCGACCTTTCTCACGCACTGGCCCGCCAGTCAGGCGGCTCTGGCGCGTCGCTGTCCAAAAGACCCGCGTGTAGCGCTCCGATTCGAGCTGTATATCGGGGATGTCGAACTGGCGAACGCGTTTGAGGAACTGTCCGACGCCAAAGAGCAGCGAGAACGTTTCGATAGTGACAGGAAAAGACGGGCGGCCCTATATCCAGAGCGACCAGACTGGAAAATGGACGAAAATCTTCTGGCTGCGTTGCCTTCCTTGCCGCCGACATCGGGTATCGCGCTGGGATTTGACCGGCTGGTGATGCTGGCGACCGGAGCGCCGCGTCTGTCAGATATCTTGTGGATGGGCTGA
- a CDS encoding lysine-2,3-aminomutase-like protein, which yields MSSSRISAAGLNSAHTRTLRTPEELVNAGFVTHGTMPAIGEVAEKYATAIPPAFADLIETPDDPIGLQVIPSPDELVVAPHELADPIGDDALSPVPGIVHRYADRALLKPLLICPLYCRFCFRREHVGPDGGLLDEEALAVAFQWLRENSAIREVILTGGDPLMLSSRRLEHIIRELASIPHVTTLRIHSRVPLAAPEKITDALLDAMDADKAVWMVVHANHAREFSAAGREALRKIQRRGIPVLGQSVLLRGVNNNEAALEDLFRAMVESRMKPYYLHQLDPAPGTARFHVPIEEGRRLLAGLRGRVTGLAWPTYVLDIPGGYGKVPLGPDYVEPSLSAVSDPNGQRHAIRTPNSQ from the coding sequence ATGTCGTCCTCCCGCATCTCTGCCGCCGGTCTCAATTCAGCCCACACAAGAACACTCCGGACACCGGAAGAACTTGTGAACGCCGGCTTTGTGACGCACGGCACCATGCCTGCCATCGGAGAGGTTGCGGAGAAATATGCCACTGCCATTCCGCCTGCTTTTGCGGATCTGATCGAAACACCGGATGACCCCATCGGTTTGCAGGTCATTCCCTCTCCGGATGAACTGGTCGTGGCCCCACATGAACTCGCCGATCCGATTGGTGACGACGCCCTGTCGCCCGTGCCGGGGATCGTCCATCGCTACGCCGACCGCGCCCTGCTGAAACCGCTACTGATCTGCCCGCTCTACTGTCGCTTCTGTTTCCGGCGCGAGCATGTCGGACCCGATGGCGGTCTCCTCGACGAAGAGGCTTTGGCTGTCGCGTTTCAATGGCTGAGGGAAAACTCCGCCATTCGGGAGGTCATTCTGACGGGTGGTGATCCGCTGATGCTCTCGTCAAGACGGCTTGAGCATATCATACGGGAACTGGCGTCCATCCCACATGTCACGACCTTGCGGATTCACAGTCGTGTCCCGTTGGCTGCGCCCGAGAAAATAACAGATGCGCTTCTGGACGCCATGGATGCGGACAAGGCGGTGTGGATGGTGGTTCATGCCAATCATGCGCGGGAATTCAGTGCTGCTGGACGTGAAGCTCTGAGAAAAATTCAGCGCAGAGGGATTCCCGTTCTGGGTCAGTCGGTTCTTCTACGGGGCGTCAATAACAATGAAGCGGCTCTGGAAGACCTGTTCCGGGCTATGGTCGAGAGTCGGATGAAACCCTACTATCTGCACCAACTTGACCCCGCCCCCGGCACAGCCCGCTTCCATGTTCCCATCGAGGAAGGACGCAGACTTCTCGCAGGATTGCGAGGGCGTGTGACCGGCCTGGCCTGGCCCACATACGTGCTCGATATTCCGGGGGGATATGGGAAGGTTCCGCTGGGACCGGACTATGTTGAGCCGTCCCTGAGCGCGGTCAGCGATCCGAACGGGCAGAGACACGCCATTCGTACGCCGAACAGTCAGTAA
- the alaS gene encoding alanine--tRNA ligase, with the protein MPTTNEIRSAFLDYFASNDHQIVPSSSLVPSNDPTLLFTNAGMVQFKNVFTGQETRPYSRATTAQKVVRAGGKHNDLDNVGYTARHHTFFEMMGNFSFGDYFKPRAIELAWNLITKDFGLPKEKLLVTVYSEDEEAAGLWRKIAGLTDDRIIRIPTSDNFWRMGDIGPCGPCSEIFYDHGPDVFGGPPGSPDEDGDRFVEIWNLVFMQFFEDPPGTRTPLPRPSIDTGMGLERFAAIMQGKRDNYDTDTFRALIEASAEVTAQAADGQFKASHRIVADHLRSTAFLIADGILPSKDGRGYVLRRIMRRAMRHLHMMGTSEPVFYKLLPALIQQMGAAYPELGQTESLIRETMRGEEERFKAMLGRGLSLLTEETDKLPAGGALPGDVAFKLYDTFGFPLDLTQDALRSSGHLVDVPGFEAAMKVQRDRARAAWSGSGDTAVETVWFEARDKFGATEFLGYSTETAQAEVQLIASGGVSVESAGPGTKVAILLNQTPFYGESGGQVGDTGEIEAPGVKVAISDTQKKLGDLLVHYGTVTEGTLKTGMAVTAKVDHTRRSAIRAHHSATHLLHEALRRRLGDHVMQKGSLNTPDRLRFDVSQPRPITKEELNEIEAEVNARIRENTAVTTRIMTPDEASAEGAMALFGEKYGDEVRVVSMGGKDADGSKPAWSVELCGGTHVSRTGDIGLFRISSESGVSAGVRRIEAVAGSAAEAVAVANEERLSQIAAMLKVTVAETPERLATLLEERKLMERKISDLQRKLAAGSSDATKVEKIAGISFAGRNVGETPAKELKGLADTIGKQIGEGVVALVSTADGKASVVVAVNPALPEGIDAVSLVKAASAALGGKGGGGRRDMAQAGGPDVGAADAALNAVRAGIEAAVNA; encoded by the coding sequence ATGCCCACAACAAATGAAATCCGCTCCGCTTTTCTGGATTATTTTGCGTCCAACGACCATCAGATCGTCCCTTCGTCCTCACTGGTTCCCAGTAATGATCCGACGCTGCTGTTCACCAACGCTGGAATGGTGCAGTTCAAGAACGTCTTTACAGGTCAGGAGACACGGCCCTACTCCCGCGCCACAACGGCACAGAAGGTGGTGCGGGCCGGTGGCAAGCATAACGACCTCGACAATGTCGGCTATACAGCCCGACATCATACCTTCTTCGAGATGATGGGTAATTTCTCTTTCGGGGATTACTTCAAGCCTCGTGCAATTGAGTTGGCCTGGAATCTTATCACGAAGGACTTCGGGCTTCCGAAAGAAAAACTCCTCGTCACCGTCTACTCGGAAGACGAGGAAGCGGCTGGCCTATGGCGCAAGATTGCCGGTCTGACCGATGACCGCATCATCCGCATCCCGACTTCGGACAATTTCTGGCGTATGGGCGATATCGGACCGTGCGGCCCCTGCTCGGAAATCTTCTACGATCACGGTCCCGACGTGTTCGGCGGCCCTCCGGGTTCTCCCGATGAAGACGGAGATCGCTTCGTCGAGATCTGGAACCTCGTGTTCATGCAGTTCTTCGAGGACCCACCGGGCACGCGCACGCCGCTTCCTCGTCCGTCGATTGATACCGGCATGGGGCTTGAGCGCTTTGCCGCCATCATGCAGGGCAAGCGCGATAACTACGACACCGATACATTCCGCGCGCTAATCGAGGCTTCTGCCGAGGTGACGGCCCAGGCAGCCGACGGCCAGTTCAAGGCGAGCCACCGTATTGTGGCCGACCACCTGCGCTCCACGGCATTCCTGATCGCGGATGGCATCCTGCCTTCAAAAGATGGTCGCGGTTATGTGTTGCGTCGCATCATGCGTCGCGCCATGCGCCATCTGCACATGATGGGCACGTCGGAGCCAGTCTTCTACAAGCTGCTTCCTGCCCTCATCCAGCAGATGGGCGCGGCCTATCCAGAACTTGGTCAGACAGAATCCCTGATCCGAGAGACGATGCGCGGTGAAGAAGAGCGCTTCAAGGCGATGCTCGGGCGTGGCCTTTCGCTTCTGACGGAAGAAACCGACAAACTGCCAGCCGGCGGTGCCCTGCCGGGCGATGTTGCTTTTAAGCTGTATGATACGTTTGGTTTCCCACTTGATCTGACGCAGGACGCCCTGCGCTCAAGCGGTCATTTGGTAGACGTTCCGGGCTTTGAAGCCGCCATGAAAGTGCAGCGAGATCGTGCCCGCGCAGCATGGTCCGGTTCCGGTGATACAGCTGTTGAAACTGTCTGGTTTGAGGCACGCGACAAGTTCGGCGCGACCGAATTCCTTGGCTACAGCACGGAAACAGCTCAGGCAGAAGTCCAGCTTATTGCCTCGGGTGGCGTCAGTGTTGAATCCGCTGGACCGGGCACCAAGGTTGCAATCCTTCTCAACCAGACACCTTTCTACGGCGAGAGTGGTGGACAGGTTGGTGACACCGGTGAGATCGAAGCACCGGGTGTTAAGGTGGCCATCTCCGACACCCAGAAAAAGCTCGGCGATCTTCTGGTGCATTATGGCACCGTGACAGAAGGCACCCTGAAAACGGGCATGGCAGTCACGGCAAAGGTGGATCACACCCGCCGTTCCGCCATTCGTGCGCATCATTCTGCGACCCATCTCCTGCATGAAGCATTACGTCGTCGTCTAGGCGATCATGTCATGCAGAAAGGCAGCCTCAATACACCGGACCGACTGCGTTTCGATGTCAGCCAGCCTCGTCCGATCACCAAGGAAGAGCTGAACGAAATTGAAGCTGAAGTGAATGCTCGCATTCGGGAAAACACGGCTGTCACAACCCGCATCATGACACCGGATGAAGCCTCTGCTGAAGGTGCGATGGCTCTGTTCGGTGAGAAATACGGCGATGAAGTGCGCGTCGTCTCCATGGGCGGCAAGGATGCGGACGGCAGCAAGCCTGCGTGGTCAGTGGAACTGTGCGGTGGCACGCATGTCAGCCGCACCGGCGACATCGGTCTGTTCCGAATTTCTTCGGAATCTGGTGTTTCGGCAGGTGTCCGACGGATTGAAGCTGTGGCTGGTTCCGCAGCAGAAGCCGTGGCTGTGGCGAATGAAGAGCGCCTCTCCCAGATCGCTGCGATGCTGAAAGTTACTGTGGCGGAAACGCCAGAGCGCCTTGCCACACTGCTGGAAGAGCGCAAGCTCATGGAGCGGAAAATCTCCGATCTCCAGCGCAAGCTGGCGGCTGGTAGCAGCGATGCGACCAAAGTGGAAAAGATCGCGGGCATTTCTTTTGCCGGTCGTAATGTCGGCGAAACCCCAGCCAAGGAGCTGAAAGGGCTGGCTGACACAATCGGCAAACAGATTGGCGAAGGCGTCGTCGCTCTTGTCTCGACAGCAGACGGGAAAGCCAGCGTCGTGGTGGCCGTCAATCCTGCGCTGCCGGAGGGGATTGATGCCGTGTCCCTCGTCAAGGCTGCCAGCGCAGCCCTTGGCGGAAAAGGTGGTGGTGGTCGCCGGGATATGGCGCAGGCAGGCGGTCCGGATGTAGGCGCGGCTGATGCGGCGCTCAATGCCGTTCGTGCCGGGATTGAAGCCGCTGTAAACGCCTGA
- a CDS encoding fasciclin domain-containing protein, which translates to MRPERAVQWSAAGAAIVMALSVGGCQSKARQDSYKQVGSVCSFMAPTVSGTRNYVPASEKEAPDSRIAYADPETPIYCDRPISEGVSAAIELANYTRALHVSGYFAILQQKGPYTVFAIPNEPLAQYSAQFRNGLLDPANRASLKALISYTIVPGKWPVKKIKDLLAKSSTHAFSLKTLAGIPLTFSLDPATGQPLVSNAAGASNHLWVTGVPQSNGVLYFTQSTLAPVFPPQAVVKPAAPNGIVAAPLPATH; encoded by the coding sequence ATGCGGCCAGAGCGGGCAGTGCAGTGGAGCGCGGCAGGCGCTGCTATAGTGATGGCGCTGTCCGTCGGAGGATGTCAGAGCAAGGCACGGCAGGACTCCTACAAGCAGGTAGGAAGTGTCTGCTCCTTCATGGCTCCGACCGTGTCCGGCACCCGAAATTACGTACCAGCCAGCGAGAAAGAAGCGCCTGACAGCCGGATTGCCTACGCTGATCCGGAAACGCCGATTTACTGTGACCGTCCTATCTCGGAAGGCGTGTCGGCGGCGATCGAACTGGCGAATTACACTCGGGCGCTACATGTTTCAGGCTACTTTGCTATTCTGCAGCAGAAAGGCCCCTACACGGTCTTTGCCATCCCCAATGAGCCGCTGGCGCAATACTCGGCGCAGTTCCGGAACGGATTGCTTGATCCGGCCAACCGGGCCTCACTGAAAGCGCTGATTTCCTACACAATCGTTCCGGGTAAGTGGCCTGTAAAGAAGATCAAGGATCTTCTTGCCAAGTCGTCTACGCATGCCTTCAGTCTGAAGACGCTTGCTGGAATCCCGCTGACCTTTTCGCTCGACCCGGCAACAGGACAACCTTTGGTCAGCAATGCAGCGGGTGCCAGTAATCATCTGTGGGTGACAGGCGTGCCCCAGTCCAATGGCGTCCTGTATTTTACACAGTCGACGCTGGCGCCTGTCTTTCCACCTCAGGCTGTCGTGAAGCCTGCTGCTCCCAACGGTATTGTGGCGGCGCCCTTGCCCGCGACACACTGA
- a CDS encoding thioredoxin domain-containing protein, with protein MSLTRRALLAVAVPATIAPNLLGQALAADTTDPRMTPRAFGNPNAKVVVEEWFSFTCPHCARFELDVFPEIRKKLIDTGRIRYVFCDFPLDRTALMATQVARSLPLERYEPFMTSLFSNLDRWAYGENVNPEEQLRKMAGLAGMSPAEFDTAVNDVAFQNAILAEQTRAEKDYKIDSTPTFRFNNEVYRQGELTYDAFEKKVIAAGG; from the coding sequence ATGTCGCTTACACGCCGTGCCCTGCTAGCAGTCGCCGTTCCGGCCACGATTGCCCCGAATCTGCTCGGTCAGGCTCTGGCCGCTGATACAACCGACCCCCGCATGACCCCGCGTGCATTCGGCAACCCGAACGCCAAGGTGGTGGTTGAAGAGTGGTTCTCCTTCACCTGTCCGCACTGCGCCCGCTTCGAGCTGGATGTGTTTCCGGAAATCCGCAAGAAGCTTATCGACACAGGCCGCATCCGCTACGTTTTCTGCGATTTCCCACTTGATCGCACGGCCCTGATGGCCACGCAGGTGGCCCGCAGCCTGCCGCTCGAACGCTATGAGCCGTTCATGACGTCGCTCTTCTCCAATCTCGACCGCTGGGCTTATGGCGAGAACGTCAATCCTGAAGAACAGCTTCGCAAGATGGCTGGTCTCGCGGGCATGTCGCCGGCCGAGTTCGACACCGCCGTCAACGATGTCGCGTTCCAGAACGCCATTCTCGCCGAACAGACCCGTGCCGAGAAAGACTACAAGATCGACAGCACCCCAACCTTCCGTTTTAATAACGAAGTCTATCGTCAGGGTGAGCTGACCTATGATGCGTTCGAGAAAAAAGTCATTGCGGCTGGCGGCTGA
- a CDS encoding OmpA family protein, producing the protein MRLRSALLATTLMAAAPVAASATTITGPYVNVGGGYDLTQTQHASTWDPGSQSTVSSKYRHQNGFTGFGAFGWGFGNGLRVEVEGVYNYSEINHRNGAGVANNKTRGSDQSYGGLVNVLYDIDLKQFGIDAPVTPFVGVGAGYLWQHYNPTDSNFANGSRSRLGGTNGSFAYQGIVGAAYDTGIPGLQVTTEYRMIGQTFSDGAFKTTAYAPGGAKIGSGNTSFDHRFNHQFIVGLRYAFDTAPPPPPAQPYVAPPAPTPARTYLVFFDWDKANLTARARQIVAEAAQASTHVQTTRIEVNGYTDNSSARGGAAGAKYNMGLSIRRADSVKAELIRDGVPASAIDIHGYGEAHPLVPTGPNTREPQNRRVEIILH; encoded by the coding sequence ATGCGTCTCCGCAGTGCGTTACTCGCAACCACACTGATGGCAGCAGCACCAGTTGCCGCTTCCGCAACAACGATCACCGGACCGTACGTCAATGTCGGCGGTGGTTATGATCTGACACAGACCCAGCATGCCAGCACATGGGATCCGGGTTCACAGAGCACGGTCAGCTCCAAGTACCGTCACCAGAACGGCTTTACCGGCTTTGGTGCATTCGGCTGGGGCTTCGGCAATGGTCTGCGCGTTGAGGTCGAGGGTGTTTACAACTACTCCGAAATCAACCACCGCAACGGTGCCGGTGTCGCCAACAACAAGACACGTGGCAGCGACCAGTCCTATGGTGGCCTTGTCAACGTCCTGTATGACATCGACCTGAAGCAGTTCGGTATCGATGCTCCTGTCACACCGTTCGTCGGTGTTGGTGCCGGTTACCTGTGGCAGCACTACAACCCGACTGACTCGAACTTCGCCAACGGCTCCCGCTCGCGTCTGGGCGGCACGAACGGCAGCTTCGCGTATCAGGGTATCGTCGGTGCGGCCTATGACACGGGCATTCCGGGTCTGCAGGTCACAACCGAATACCGCATGATCGGCCAGACCTTCTCTGACGGTGCGTTCAAGACCACGGCATATGCTCCTGGTGGCGCGAAGATCGGTAGCGGCAACACAAGCTTCGATCACCGCTTCAACCACCAGTTCATCGTTGGCCTGCGCTATGCGTTCGATACGGCTCCGCCGCCGCCGCCAGCCCAGCCCTATGTCGCTCCTCCGGCTCCGACACCGGCTCGTACGTATCTCGTCTTCTTTGACTGGGATAAGGCCAACCTGACGGCTCGTGCTCGCCAGATCGTTGCAGAGGCAGCTCAGGCTTCCACGCACGTTCAGACGACCCGCATCGAAGTCAACGGCTACACCGATAACTCGTCGGCTCGTGGTGGCGCTGCTGGTGCGAAGTACAACATGGGTCTCTCGATCCGTCGTGCAGACAGCGTCAAGGCTGAGCTGATCCGTGACGGCGTGCCGGCTTCGGCTATCGACATCCATGGTTACGGCGAAGCCCACCCGCTGGTTCCGACAGGCCCGAACACTCGCGAGCCTCAGAACCGTCGCGTGGAAATCATCCTGCACTGA
- a CDS encoding GtrA family protein, whose protein sequence is MAARKSSFLRLFKFATVGSLGLLWDTCTVLSLRDIIGLNAAALAAYFVAASFNWTLNRVWTFRDVGRHDHPLLQWLRFLSANSLAFFLNRGTVYLLFFFSPFCVNHPVVALVVGALAGMGANFKLSERLVFRERPPQSVLELGEISVGMVDPELPQPQTDEASSGRDNP, encoded by the coding sequence GTGGCTGCCCGAAAGTCTTCTTTCCTGCGTCTATTCAAATTCGCAACTGTCGGCAGTCTCGGTCTTCTTTGGGATACCTGTACCGTCCTGAGTCTCAGAGACATCATCGGCCTGAACGCAGCAGCTCTCGCCGCCTATTTCGTGGCCGCCAGCTTCAACTGGACACTCAATCGCGTCTGGACATTTCGCGATGTAGGACGCCACGATCATCCGCTACTACAATGGCTCCGTTTTCTCTCTGCCAACAGTCTGGCGTTCTTTCTGAATCGTGGCACGGTCTACCTCCTGTTCTTCTTTTCTCCCTTCTGCGTAAATCATCCCGTCGTCGCGCTTGTTGTCGGCGCATTGGCTGGCATGGGCGCCAACTTCAAGCTGAGCGAAAGACTGGTCTTTCGGGAACGTCCGCCACAATCAGTTCTGGAACTTGGCGAAATTTCAGTCGGCATGGTTGATCCGGAACTTCCACAACCACAAACCGATGAAGCATCATCAGGCCGCGACAACCCATAA